The bacterium genome includes the window CGGTGGCAAATGGCGAGTTGGTGTGCCTTCATGCGGCCTTCGGGTCGATTCTGGTCGAATGGACCAACCTGTTCCTCCGGTTCAACACGCGAAGCCTCCACGAGGATGACTTCGTCCTTCAACAGGCTGCGTGACTTCTTGCAGGGGCGTCACAGGCTGAAGCTGACGGCCCGCGTGGCGAACTTCGTGGGCGTCCTCAACTTAGCCTGAGCGTTAGGTGCACTCAATTTCTTGTTGCGACAAAGCATGGTATGATATATCATCATACCATGGAGGTGGACTATGGCGACGAGAGCAAAGGTTGCAATTTCATTGGATGGGGAAACGTTGGGGCGCTTGGATCGGCTCGTGAAGGCGCAAGTGTTCCCGAATCGCAGTCAAGCCATTCAGCTGGCGATCGATGAGAAACTGGCACGCATGGACAAGAGCCGGCTTGCGCGTGAATGCGCGAAGGCAAAACCTGCTCATGAAAAAGCGATGGCAGAGGAAGGCATGTCATGGGAGCTGGCTGAA containing:
- a CDS encoding ribbon-helix-helix domain-containing protein; translation: MATRAKVAISLDGETLGRLDRLVKAQVFPNRSQAIQLAIDEKLARMDKSRLARECAKAKPAHEKAMAEEGMSWELAEWPEY